A portion of the Zootoca vivipara chromosome 6, rZooViv1.1, whole genome shotgun sequence genome contains these proteins:
- the ID3 gene encoding DNA-binding protein inhibitor ID-3, translating to MKAISPVRSVRSCYEAVCCLSDQSLAITRGTNNKSPALEEPMNILYDMNDCYSKLRELVPGIPQGTKVSQVEILQHVIDYIFDLQIVLEEQAKKGQDPSAAETSLLSLKAAELASELCSKEERNLCH from the exons ATGAAAGCAATCAGCCCCGTCAGATCAGTCAGGAGCTGCTACGAAGCCGTGTGCTGCCTCTCCGATCAGAGCCTCGCCATCACCCGGGGAACGAACAACAAGAGCCCGGCTTTGGAGGAGCCTATGAACATCCTTTACGACATGAACGACTGCTATTCCAAGCTACGCGAGCTGGTGCCGGGGATCCCGCAAGGCACCAAAGTCAGCCAAGTGGAAATCTTGCAGCACGTCATCGACTATATCTTTGACCTGCAGATCGTGCTGGAGGAGCAGGCGAAGAAGGGGCAAGATCCGTCCGCAGCCGAGACTTCCCTACTCTCTTTAAAA GCTGCAGAACTGGCATCAGAACTTTGCTCAAAAGAGGAGAGGAATCTCTGCCACTAA